One region of Lactobacillus johnsonii genomic DNA includes:
- a CDS encoding ATP-binding protein, whose product MNELNKIENAIKEIDATTFQKLCDEYLSRIFGGTLNPLGSEDGKNKPTKGTPDSYIINDNGDVYLMEYTSQESRLIQKINSDLKKLSELNINKRTVKKIIYCSATSNVSIEYIDSLKEKYKKENIEFTFISNFELAKYIQDKYRDLANKYLGFALPPRQLKNISEFGEEYNKQFSGSKLNSYFAYREKELAEINEYFKTQNIIVLTGKPGVGKTRLAFEFAKRNFLNNSFFARNVYDINALISELQIEFSDDSTKLIVFDDANQIENLEKIFKAFVQQLNSGKVKILITVRDYVKEDIENKVDEYSSVSTINLQSINTEEIRECITKVYNIKDEYILDIICEISHGNLRMAMLTSEVYLKKHRIIDIADASQVYKKLLKNVLENVIDNDRQLICLGIIAFFGNLNINNEQEKVLYKPILDRANISYTEFKRNIALLDKQELIDFINQKYIYFSDQTLKAYVLKIVFLDEKLISLKDLIEYTFETKAEPAINCINDLINTFYNEENKDYLTQVVEEVWKYLEDKHSANYLDFVLDFVEFDVNKTIETVKEKIDQIKQYPRKNNISFNVSDNSRLDDIILKIINHLSYTDSYKYASELFCLYLNKQPQLFSEFHAAIIQDWAIDYDTFINYKFKRQISLIKELMNSERFDSEVNIYLLLSIMPKYLELVIEETHGVVNEPNKFMTRKFLSSATEDNLVFREQLWTFLLKLDFNFDSKVRKIVANYGLELFGLNNIDDTTRKVVQFDLKYISKLIHKLFDPKSLIDCVAVGQIKNRLFKINIEISNIDNFLNNSDYRLYQDIESIRREKKHKSNNFLKKYVDDNLNSDVETLKNIVNIIDNLEKRSQTYGLLMVVQIILDNLKNNKDDYLSGIKFLFSSKIAVPSIFYAIINYLHTVSSTSKIIQILDEVKNESRKDWLYYIYFDSLPEKNLNFKTYDLLTKYLKNETVKSIGGYSNRSLDFLYKFNTVDTHAFEECCKIVYSKEEKFKRIYFHFSYLDEKQSESIVNLFDDIKLLIDIFINYIDNDQYDISNYLLEKIYKKDRSILTSYVNKILIPKLKKFHFHNEDQLLLLLKNNNSIEILNKIWNLICQKKDNFLLIVWCKELVNLVEKDDCVDNWIKFFIKKGNYDSREIRILLEGINIKNIKLFYKYLKEYIQTKPDIKEFDKIQLFPMSYSIPMNEKGIKKFHVTNIESLKALSEWITSLGLDYFEYKNKVDICVKGERDMLKEDLGKLRANIY is encoded by the coding sequence ATGAACGAATTAAATAAAATCGAAAATGCTATTAAAGAAATTGATGCGACAACCTTTCAAAAACTTTGTGATGAATATTTATCTCGTATTTTCGGAGGAACATTAAATCCTCTTGGTTCTGAAGATGGTAAAAATAAACCAACTAAAGGAACACCAGATTCGTATATTATAAATGATAATGGTGATGTGTATTTGATGGAATATACATCACAAGAGAGTAGGTTAATTCAAAAAATTAATAGCGACTTAAAAAAACTTAGTGAATTGAATATTAATAAACGCACTGTAAAAAAGATTATTTATTGTTCAGCTACATCAAACGTAAGTATAGAATACATCGACTCGTTAAAAGAAAAGTATAAGAAAGAAAATATAGAGTTTACATTTATTTCAAACTTTGAATTAGCCAAATATATTCAAGATAAGTACCGTGATTTAGCCAATAAATATTTAGGATTTGCATTACCGCCACGGCAACTAAAAAATATTAGTGAATTTGGGGAAGAATATAATAAGCAATTTAGTGGATCAAAATTAAATTCATATTTTGCTTATAGAGAAAAAGAGCTTGCAGAAATAAATGAATATTTTAAGACACAAAATATTATAGTGCTCACAGGTAAACCGGGTGTAGGAAAGACGAGGTTAGCCTTTGAATTTGCTAAAAGAAATTTCTTGAATAATAGTTTTTTCGCACGAAATGTATATGATATTAACGCTCTAATATCCGAACTTCAGATTGAATTTTCAGATGATTCTACTAAATTAATTGTTTTTGATGATGCAAATCAAATTGAAAATTTGGAGAAAATATTTAAAGCTTTTGTTCAACAATTAAATTCTGGAAAAGTAAAGATTTTAATTACAGTACGCGATTATGTAAAAGAAGATATAGAAAATAAAGTAGATGAATACTCTTCAGTAAGTACCATTAATTTACAATCAATCAATACTGAAGAAATTAGAGAATGCATTACAAAAGTATACAATATAAAAGATGAGTATATTTTAGATATAATTTGTGAAATATCTCATGGAAATCTTAGAATGGCGATGTTAACATCTGAAGTATATTTGAAAAAACATAGAATTATTGATATTGCAGATGCGTCTCAAGTTTATAAAAAACTACTTAAAAATGTACTAGAAAATGTAATTGATAATGATCGACAACTTATTTGCTTAGGAATAATTGCTTTTTTTGGAAATTTAAATATTAATAACGAACAAGAAAAAGTTTTATACAAACCAATATTAGATAGAGCCAATATTTCATATACCGAATTTAAACGAAATATTGCTTTACTTGATAAACAAGAATTAATTGATTTTATAAATCAAAAATACATATATTTTTCAGATCAAACGTTAAAAGCTTATGTTTTAAAGATTGTCTTTTTAGATGAAAAGTTAATTTCTTTAAAAGATCTAATAGAATATACTTTTGAAACCAAAGCTGAGCCGGCTATTAATTGTATCAACGATTTGATAAATACCTTTTACAATGAAGAAAATAAAGATTATCTTACTCAAGTTGTAGAAGAGGTTTGGAAATATTTGGAAGATAAACATAGTGCAAATTATTTAGACTTTGTTTTGGATTTTGTAGAATTTGATGTTAATAAAACTATTGAAACAGTGAAAGAAAAAATTGATCAAATTAAACAATATCCAAGAAAGAATAATATTAGTTTCAATGTTTCGGATAATAGTAGATTAGATGATATTATTTTAAAAATAATTAATCATCTTTCTTATACTGATAGCTATAAATATGCTTCTGAGTTATTCTGTCTATATTTAAATAAACAACCACAGCTATTTTCTGAATTTCATGCAGCTATAATTCAAGATTGGGCCATAGATTATGACACATTTATTAATTATAAATTTAAAAGACAGATTAGTTTGATTAAGGAATTGATGAATAGCGAAAGATTCGATAGTGAGGTAAATATTTATTTACTTTTATCTATCATGCCTAAATATTTAGAATTAGTAATTGAAGAAACTCATGGAGTTGTTAATGAACCAAATAAATTTATGACACGCAAATTTTTATCTTCTGCTACTGAAGATAATCTTGTTTTTAGAGAGCAACTGTGGACATTCTTATTGAAACTTGATTTTAATTTTGATAGTAAAGTTAGAAAAATTGTAGCAAACTATGGATTAGAGTTATTTGGATTGAACAATATAGATGATACTACTAGAAAAGTTGTTCAATTTGATTTGAAATATATTAGTAAATTAATTCATAAACTATTTGATCCAAAAAGCCTTATAGATTGTGTTGCAGTGGGTCAAATTAAAAATAGATTATTTAAGATAAATATCGAAATTTCCAATATAGATAATTTCCTAAATAATAGTGATTATCGTCTTTACCAAGATATCGAAAGTATTAGACGTGAAAAGAAACACAAAAGTAATAATTTTCTAAAAAAATATGTTGATGATAATTTAAACTCCGATGTAGAAACTTTGAAAAATATAGTAAACATTATTGATAACTTAGAAAAAAGATCTCAGACTTATGGCTTGTTGATGGTTGTACAAATTATACTAGATAATTTAAAAAATAATAAAGATGATTACCTATCCGGTATAAAATTTTTATTTTCAAGTAAAATTGCAGTACCATCGATTTTTTATGCAATCATAAATTATTTACATACTGTAAGCTCTACATCAAAAATTATCCAGATATTAGATGAAGTAAAGAATGAAAGTAGAAAAGACTGGTTATATTATATTTATTTTGATAGCTTGCCCGAGAAAAATTTAAATTTTAAAACCTATGACTTATTAACAAAGTACTTAAAAAATGAAACTGTGAAAAGTATAGGAGGTTATAGCAATCGCAGTCTTGATTTTCTATATAAATTTAATACTGTTGATACACATGCATTTGAAGAATGTTGTAAAATTGTATATTCGAAAGAAGAAAAATTTAAAAGGATTTATTTTCACTTTTCCTACCTTGATGAGAAACAAAGTGAAAGTATCGTAAATTTATTTGATGATATCAAATTATTAATAGATATTTTTATCAATTATATTGATAATGATCAATACGATATATCTAATTATTTACTTGAAAAAATATATAAAAAAGATCGATCAATTTTAACTAGTTATGTGAATAAAATTTTAATCCCCAAATTAAAGAAGTTTCATTTTCATAATGAAGATCAATTACTTCTACTTTTAAAAAACAATAATAGTATTGAGATTTTAAATAAGATATGGAATCTAATATGTCAGAAAAAAGATAATTTTTTACTGATTGTTTGGTGTAAGGAATTAGTAAACTTAGTAGAAAAAGATGACTGTGTAGATAATTGGATAAAATTTTTTATAAAAAAAGGTAATTATGATTCTAGAGAAATTCGTATTTTGTTAGAAGGAATCAACATAAAAAATATTAAACTTTTTTATAAGTACCTTAAAGAATATATTCAAACTAAACCAGATATAAAAGAATTTGATAAAATTCAACTTTTTCCAATGAGCTATAGTATTCCGATGAACGAAAAAGGCATTAAGAAATTCCATGTTACTAATATAGAATCTCTTAAAGCTCTTTCTGAGTGGATAACATCTTTAGGATTAGACTATTTTGAGTATAAAAATAAAGTTGACATCTGTGTTAAAGGTGAAAGGGATATGTTAAAAGAAGATCTCGGAAAGTTAAGAGCTAATATTTATTAA
- the pglX gene encoding BREX-1 system adenine-specific DNA-methyltransferase PglX — protein MDKNKIKKFAINARKSLRDTTEIQLANLGITDEKINDELSISTKDKKYYVDDNENNALTGKQIGWRKDVVNELKNRGYDDDPKTVFDDFIEEVAYTWFNRIIAIRFMEVNNYLPSRVSVLTSEEGKAEPDIINEAMEIEDDLGGYSQAEKELISTALTERTPELMDKLYAMLFIKQCDALSDILPGLFEKTNDYLKLLFTPNYNRGVIQDLINEIPASYFDVNEEGQVQIIGWLYQYYNSEPHEKVVNMNGKAIKKDEIPAATQLFTPDWIVRYMVDNSLGKYYLERHENSQLKDELKYLLPSKIESVNNDQDISKYKFLDNAMGSGHILIYAFDLLMKMYLEEGYSKRDAAQKIIENNIFGLEIDKRAFQLAYFSLMMKGREYDRRFFRRNVANNLYYFENLHVSEDFYNFIDNEKTKEDLKKIVEAFADATELGSIIKIDQNIDIDNLQSTVEKIAFDDSLDVFGNKRTKDKILKILSIIRIMTNKYETVVTNPPYMNKFDKKLKKYLRDNYKDYSKDLFSVFIYHNMHLLRDGGYSGYMTPLVWMFIKSYESLRKDIIDNVNINSLIQMEYSAFEEATVPINTFILKKADEKSGTYLRLSNFKGGMAVQEQKVLEAIADPEVKYLYHADQDNFDKIPGSPIAYWASKNLILKFNSNNIASFGPVKSGIMVNKKFIRFWHELKAEEIQFDACKVDDMSPYKWFPLNSGGGFRKWYGLNNDVIDLENDAKNIKESGTNYRLRDSKLYFKDGITWGRITSGGSSFRKARSGSLFGDAGPMFFPNNKENLNYILGVLNSKVLSKLELILNPTLNFQVNDLAQIPIVFDKKYKTKIDMLVSNNILLSKTDDFEWETSWDFKRSPLLVNKAATLEQAYNNWSQEALDRFNQLKANEEELNRIFIDLYGLQDELTPEEDDKEVSVRKADQVRDIKAFLSYFIGCVFGRYSLDQDGLAYAGGDWNASLYSTFKPNKENIILLTDRQYFDDERDIIVRLHEFLSKTFDPEHLTDNMNFIAQTLDPKKFERGVSAEQIIRYYFVNDFYKDHAKIYQKRPIYWEFNSGRNKGFKALMYLHRYTPEQLAMVRQYLHDLQPAMNDLIEIDNDLLDQETTASAKSKYRKIISTLNKQMNELVKYDQVLDHLSQSPVDLDLDDGVLANHDKLQQGEKLLTKL, from the coding sequence ATGGACAAAAATAAAATCAAAAAATTTGCAATTAATGCTAGAAAAAGTTTGAGAGATACAACGGAAATTCAGCTAGCTAATTTGGGTATTACAGATGAAAAGATTAATGATGAACTTTCTATCTCTACAAAAGATAAAAAGTACTATGTAGACGATAATGAAAATAATGCTTTAACTGGTAAACAAATTGGCTGGCGAAAAGATGTTGTTAATGAATTAAAAAATAGGGGATATGATGATGACCCTAAGACTGTCTTTGATGATTTTATTGAAGAAGTTGCCTACACTTGGTTCAACAGAATTATCGCAATTAGATTTATGGAAGTTAACAATTATCTGCCAAGTAGGGTAAGTGTCTTAACTAGTGAAGAAGGTAAGGCTGAACCTGACATCATTAATGAAGCAATGGAGATTGAAGATGATTTAGGTGGCTATAGTCAGGCAGAAAAAGAATTGATTTCGACTGCTTTGACTGAGAGAACTCCTGAATTGATGGATAAGCTTTATGCAATGCTATTTATTAAGCAATGTGATGCACTAAGTGACATTTTGCCAGGATTGTTTGAAAAAACTAATGATTATTTGAAGTTGTTGTTTACACCTAATTATAACCGTGGCGTTATTCAAGATTTGATTAATGAAATTCCTGCGAGTTATTTTGATGTAAATGAGGAAGGACAAGTTCAAATTATTGGATGGCTTTATCAATATTACAATAGTGAACCTCATGAAAAAGTAGTTAATATGAATGGTAAAGCTATTAAAAAAGATGAAATTCCTGCTGCTACTCAATTGTTCACTCCAGACTGGATCGTCCGTTATATGGTTGATAATTCATTGGGAAAGTACTATTTAGAGCGTCATGAAAATAGTCAACTAAAAGATGAATTGAAATATTTATTACCAAGTAAGATTGAATCAGTGAATAATGATCAAGATATTTCCAAATATAAATTTTTAGATAATGCTATGGGTTCAGGACACATATTAATCTATGCTTTTGACTTATTGATGAAGATGTATCTTGAAGAAGGATATTCTAAGAGGGATGCTGCACAAAAAATTATTGAAAATAATATCTTTGGACTTGAAATTGATAAACGAGCATTTCAATTAGCTTATTTTTCATTAATGATGAAAGGTAGAGAATATGATCGACGCTTCTTTAGAAGAAATGTAGCCAATAATCTCTACTACTTTGAAAATTTACATGTTTCCGAAGATTTTTATAATTTTATCGATAATGAAAAAACAAAAGAAGATTTAAAAAAAATAGTAGAAGCTTTTGCTGATGCAACAGAATTAGGATCTATTATAAAAATAGATCAAAACATTGATATTGATAATCTTCAATCTACAGTAGAGAAAATTGCTTTTGATGATAGCTTGGATGTTTTCGGAAACAAACGAACTAAAGATAAGATCCTTAAGATTCTAAGTATTATTAGAATAATGACTAACAAATATGAAACTGTTGTAACAAATCCACCATATATGAATAAATTCGATAAGAAGCTAAAGAAGTACTTACGAGATAATTATAAAGATTATTCTAAGGATTTATTCTCTGTATTCATTTATCATAATATGCATCTCTTACGTGATGGAGGGTATTCTGGCTATATGACTCCATTGGTGTGGATGTTTATTAAATCTTATGAATCACTTCGTAAAGATATTATTGATAATGTAAATATTAATAGTTTAATTCAAATGGAGTATTCCGCTTTTGAAGAAGCCACTGTGCCAATTAATACCTTTATATTGAAGAAAGCCGATGAAAAATCTGGCACTTATTTGAGATTAAGTAATTTTAAAGGCGGAATGGCTGTTCAAGAACAGAAAGTGTTGGAAGCTATTGCTGATCCTGAAGTTAAATATTTGTATCATGCTGATCAAGACAATTTTGATAAGATTCCTGGCAGTCCTATTGCTTATTGGGCAAGTAAAAATCTAATTTTAAAATTTAATTCTAATAATATAGCATCTTTCGGGCCAGTAAAATCAGGTATTATGGTAAATAAAAAATTTATCCGTTTTTGGCATGAATTAAAGGCAGAAGAAATACAATTTGATGCTTGTAAGGTAGATGATATGTCACCATATAAATGGTTCCCTTTAAATAGTGGTGGAGGGTTTAGAAAATGGTATGGATTAAATAATGATGTTATCGATCTTGAAAATGATGCTAAAAATATAAAAGAATCTGGAACTAATTATCGATTACGTGATTCTAAGTTGTATTTTAAAGATGGTATTACATGGGGGAGAATAACTTCTGGTGGGTCATCATTTAGAAAAGCACGAAGTGGGAGCTTATTTGGTGATGCAGGTCCGATGTTTTTCCCTAATAATAAAGAAAATTTGAACTATATTCTAGGAGTTTTGAACAGTAAAGTTCTATCAAAATTAGAGTTGATTTTAAATCCAACTCTGAACTTTCAAGTGAATGACTTGGCTCAAATCCCAATAGTATTTGATAAAAAATATAAAACAAAAATAGATATGCTAGTTAGCAATAATATTTTGCTTTCTAAAACTGATGACTTTGAATGGGAAACATCATGGGACTTCAAACGTAGTCCGTTATTAGTAAATAAAGCTGCAACTTTAGAACAAGCTTATAATAATTGGTCACAAGAAGCTTTAGATAGATTTAACCAACTTAAAGCCAACGAAGAAGAGCTTAATCGTATCTTTATTGATCTTTATGGTTTACAAGATGAATTAACTCCAGAAGAAGACGATAAGGAAGTTTCTGTTCGTAAAGCTGATCAAGTTCGTGATATTAAAGCATTCCTATCCTACTTTATTGGTTGTGTCTTTGGTCGTTATTCACTTGATCAAGATGGACTTGCATATGCTGGCGGTGACTGGAATGCATCCCTTTACTCAACCTTCAAGCCCAACAAAGAAAACATTATTCTTTTAACTGATCGTCAATATTTTGATGATGAGCGTGATATCATTGTTCGTTTGCATGAGTTCTTATCTAAGACTTTCGATCCAGAACATCTAACGGATAATATGAACTTCATTGCTCAAACTTTGGATCCTAAGAAGTTCGAACGTGGAGTTAGTGCAGAACAGATTATACGTTACTATTTCGTCAATGATTTCTACAAAGATCATGCTAAGATATATCAAAAACGTCCAATTTATTGGGAATTTAATTCTGGTAGAAACAAGGGATTTAAGGCTTTAATGTACTTACATCGCTACACTCCAGAACAACTTGCAATGGTTCGCCAATATCTTCACGATTTGCAGCCGGCAATGAACGATTTAATCGAAATTGATAATGATTTATTAGATCAGGAAACAACGGCAAGTGCTAAGAGCAAATATCGAAAGATTATTTCAACTCTTAATAAGCAAATGAATGAATTAGTTAAGTATGACCAAGTCTTAGATCACTTATCTCAAAGTCCAGTAGATTTAGATCTTGATGATGGTGTTCTTGCTAATCATGACAAATTGCAACAAGGAGAAAAGTTGTTGACTAAGTTATAA